The Xenopus laevis strain J_2021 chromosome 5L, Xenopus_laevis_v10.1, whole genome shotgun sequence genome has a segment encoding these proteins:
- the LOC108717199 gene encoding b(0,+)-type amino acid transporter 1, translating into MKNKGQADGPPLSDGISRKETENVCLKRELGLPSAVSLIAGTMIGSGIFMSPQWVLYHMGSPGASLLIWASCGLLAMLGALSYAELGTVIKESGGEYIYILRTIGPPLAFLLAYTSVIVVRPAGIAGISLSFAEYVVASFYPDCPSPTIAVKCTAAACILVLSIINCLNVKLSTSIMNIFTTAKLLVLLLIIVGGMVLLAKGHTQGLQNAFDNTATGFGPVGVAFYQGLWSYDGWNNLNYVTEELKKPEVNLPRAVMIAIPLVTCLYLLVNVSYFAAMTPRELLSSDAVAISWGVKLLGTWTWIISLGVALSTFGSANGTFFTGGRLCFVAAREGHLPDVLSMAHVKRLTPAPALIFTTAISLIMIIPADFSSIVNFFSFTAWLFYGITISGLLYMKIKRPDLPRPYKVPIVIPIIVLIASVYLVLAPIIGSPQLEYLYVVLFILSGLIVYIPVVHYKWSPKWFRSVTLQLQLLLQVVPTNKND; encoded by the exons ATGAAGAATAAGGGACAAGCAGATGGCCCGCCTTTGAGCGATGGAATCTCtaggaaagaaacagaaaatgtatgtttGAAGCGGGAGCTGGGGCTGCCCAGTGCTGTGTCACTGATCGCTGGCACCATGATCGGCTCAGGAATCTTCATGTCTCCCCAATGGGTCCTTTACCATATGGGAAGTCCAGGGGCCAGTCTGTTAATCTGGGCTTCATGTGGCTTGCTGGCAATGTTGGGGGCATTATCCTATGCTGAGCTGGGTACTGTTATTAAAGAGTCTGGAGgggaatacatttatattttaaggaCCATTGGACCACCGCTGGCTTTTCTCCTTGCCTACACCTCTGTCATTGTGGTAAGGCCAGCTGGCATTGCCGGAATCTCCTTAAGCTTTGCAGAGTATGTTGTGGCTTCTTTTTATCCAGACTGCCCATCACCAACTATTGCTGTGAAGTGCACTGCTGCTGCATGCATCCTAGTCTTGAGCATCATCAACTGCCTCAATGTCAAGCTGTCCACCTCCATAATGAACATATTCACCACTGCCAAACTGTTGGTGTTGCTTCTTATAATAGTGGGTGGCATGGTATTACTGGCCAAGGGCCACACTCAGGGCTTGCAGAATGCCTTTGACAACACAGCCACAGGTTTTGGTCCTGTAGGAGTGGCATTTTACCAAGGACTTTGGTCTTACGATGGATGGAACAACCTTAACTACGTGACGGAGGAGCTGAAAAAACCTGAG GTGAATCTCCCTCGAGCTGTAATGATTGCCATCCCGTTGGTCACCTGCTTGTACCTGTTGGTCAACGTCAGCTATTTTGCAGCTATGACCCCGCGAGAACTTCTCTCTTCGGATGCCGTCGCTATCAGCTGGGG AGTGAAGCTGCTTGGCACTTGGACATGGATAATATCCCTGGGTGTCGCACTCTCTACGTTCGGCTCAGCAAATGGAACCTTCTTTACTGGGGGCCGTTTGTGCTTCGTGGCAGCGAGAGAAGGGCATTTG CCAGACGTCTTGTCCATGGCCCATGTGAAACGCCTCACCCCCGCCCCCGCTCTCATATTCACCACCGCCATCTCTTTAATCATGATCATACCTGCAGACTTCAGCAGCATTGTGAATTTTTTCAG TTTTACAGCCTGGCTGTTCTACGGTATAACCATCTCCGGGCTCCTGTACATGAAGATAAAGAGACCGGACCTTCCCCGGCCATATAAG GTTCCCATTGTGATTCCGATCATTGTGCTGATTGCATCAGTGTACCTGGTCCTGGCGCCCATCATTGGAAGCCCCCAGCTGGAATACCTTTACGTGGTGCTATTTATTCTCAGCGGACTCATTGTCTACATTCCCGTGGTCCATTACAAGTGGTCTCCAAAATGGTTCCGATCAGTTACTCTCCAGCTTCAGCTTCTGCTTCAGGTTGTGCCAACGAATAAAAACGACTGA